Proteins encoded in a region of the Streptomyces sp. PCS3-D2 genome:
- the rnc gene encoding ribonuclease III yields the protein MSELSKAEKQADSNNAASSHTLLEGRLGYRLESALLVRALTHRSYAYENGGLPTNERLEFLGDSVLGLVVTDTLYTTHPDLPEGQLAKLRAAVVNSRALAEVGRGLDLGSFIRLGRGEEGTGGRDKASILADTLEAVIGAVYLDQGLDAASELVHRLFDPLIEKSSNLGAGLDWKTSLQELTAAEGLGVPEYLVTETGPDHEKTFTAAARVGGVSYGTGTGRSKKEAEQQAAESAWRGIRAAADERAAAAAAAAPAQGPAPAEATDGGAPTPADPAPDA from the coding sequence ATGTCTGAGCTGTCCAAAGCTGAGAAGCAGGCAGACAGTAACAACGCGGCCTCGTCCCACACGCTTCTGGAAGGGCGGCTCGGGTACCGACTCGAGTCCGCCCTTCTGGTGCGTGCACTGACCCACCGCTCGTACGCGTACGAGAACGGCGGCCTGCCCACCAACGAACGCCTGGAGTTCCTCGGGGACTCCGTGCTGGGCCTGGTGGTCACGGACACGCTGTACACGACCCACCCGGACCTCCCCGAAGGCCAGCTGGCCAAGCTTCGGGCCGCGGTGGTCAACTCGCGCGCACTGGCGGAAGTCGGGCGCGGCCTCGACCTCGGCTCCTTCATCCGGCTCGGCCGGGGCGAAGAGGGCACGGGCGGCCGGGACAAGGCCTCCATCCTCGCCGACACCCTTGAAGCGGTCATCGGCGCGGTCTACCTCGACCAGGGTCTCGACGCGGCCTCGGAGCTGGTCCACCGGCTCTTCGACCCGCTCATCGAGAAGTCCTCGAACCTCGGGGCCGGCCTGGACTGGAAGACCAGCCTCCAGGAGCTCACGGCGGCCGAAGGTCTTGGCGTGCCGGAGTACCTGGTCACCGAGACCGGTCCGGACCACGAGAAGACCTTCACTGCTGCCGCCCGCGTCGGTGGTGTCTCGTACGGCACCGGCACCGGCCGCAGCAAGAAGGAAGCGGAACAGCAGGCCGCGGAGTCCGCATGGCGCGGGATCCGCGCTGCGGCGGACGAGCGGGCCGCGGCGGCAGCGGCCGCCGCTCCGGCACAGGGCCCGGCTCCGGCCGAGGCCACGGACGGCGGGGCGCCGACGCCCGCCGATCCGGCGCCGGACGCCTGA
- a CDS encoding helix-turn-helix domain-containing protein has protein sequence METPVCTEAEHGDLPFDVFARSCPSRETLEHVTGRWGSLTVGALREGPVRFNELRRRVDGVSEKMLSQTLHALERDGIVHREAQPTNPPRVDYELTPLGVEVADRLLALIHHLEGSMPAVLSARDSYDAARGGR, from the coding sequence ATGGAGACCCCTGTCTGTACCGAAGCCGAGCACGGCGACCTGCCGTTCGACGTGTTCGCCCGCTCCTGCCCGTCCCGCGAGACGCTGGAACACGTCACCGGCCGCTGGGGCAGCCTCACCGTGGGCGCCCTGCGCGAGGGACCGGTCCGCTTCAACGAGCTGCGCCGCCGGGTGGACGGCGTGAGCGAGAAGATGCTGTCGCAGACCCTGCACGCGCTGGAGCGCGACGGAATCGTCCACCGCGAGGCCCAGCCGACCAACCCGCCGCGCGTGGACTACGAACTGACCCCCCTCGGCGTCGAGGTGGCCGACCGCCTCCTGGCCCTCATCCACCACCTGGAGGGGAGCATGCCGGCGGTGCTGTCCGCCCGCGACTCCTACGACGCGGCCCGCGGCGGGCGCTGA
- a CDS encoding helicase-related protein → MEHVPALDEDLKKTLGPATAKVLAEQLGLHTALDLLHHYPRRYAERGELTPLAELAGQIDEHVTVVAQVADARVLTFNGGRGKRLEVTITDGSGRLQLVFFGAGVHKPHKELLPGSRAMFAGKVSLFNRKLQLAHPAYEPLGADASDRDAATAFANQLIPIYPACAKLESWKIAKCVDAVLPSAREVVDPLPPALREGRGLLPLPEALLKIHRPAAKADIEDARQRLKWDEAFVLQVALARRRHADAQLPAVPRRPAPGGLLDAFDATLPFTLTEGQQKVSKEIFDDLATSHPMHRLLQGEVGSGKAQPLDSLVLTPTGFRPMGDIGVGDEVVVPSGETARVGAVFPQGEREVWRVVLSDGSTVECDDEHLWIVGTSRGWSRGQEPAVLTTREIRADLHEADGSARWYLPVAVPVDLGTGDRRPLDPYLTGVLLGAGSFRHDLDLSTADREILAAAEAALAPHHEAAAGPGPVGRAVRGLGLRGVAPHDIFVPDVYKNAPVKDRLAVLQGLMDADGTVQADGAGISFRSASLRLAQDVAWLVRSLGGDARVLPGEAVSGVSVALPDEFEPFRLRREAARKRPRPESGTRRRAIRAVEHVGPKPVQCIRVEHPSHAYVTDHFTVTHNTMVALRAMLAVVDSGGQAAMLAPTEVLAQQHHRSIVEMMGGLAEGGMLGGCEQGTKVVLLTGSMGMPARRQALLDLVTKEAGIVIGTHALIEDKVRFDDLGLVVVDEQHRFGVEQRDALRSKGKQPPHLLVMTATPIPRTVAMTVFGDLETSVLDQLPAGRSPIATHVVPAKDKPHFLARAWERVREEVEKGHQAYVVCPRIGDGEDDPRKKQAADDADRRPPLAVLEIAEQLGQGPLAGLSVEVLHGRMDPADKDDVMRRFTAGEVKVLVATTVIEVGVNVPNATVMVIMDADRFGVSQLHQLRGRVGRGSAPGLCLLVSEMHEASPARARLAAVAATLDGFELSRIDLEQRREGDVLGQAQSGVRSSLRMLAVIDDEEVIAQARDEATRVVAADPALERLPGLRTALDALLDTERERYLEKG, encoded by the coding sequence ATGGAACACGTGCCCGCGCTCGACGAAGACCTCAAGAAGACACTCGGTCCCGCCACCGCCAAGGTGCTGGCCGAGCAGCTCGGCCTGCACACGGCCCTGGACCTGCTCCACCACTACCCGAGGCGGTACGCCGAGCGCGGCGAGCTGACCCCGCTGGCCGAGCTCGCCGGCCAGATCGACGAGCACGTGACCGTTGTCGCGCAGGTCGCCGACGCCCGCGTCCTGACCTTCAACGGGGGCCGGGGCAAGCGGCTGGAGGTGACCATCACCGACGGCAGCGGCCGGCTCCAGCTGGTCTTCTTCGGCGCCGGCGTCCACAAGCCGCACAAGGAACTGCTCCCGGGCAGCCGCGCGATGTTCGCCGGCAAGGTCTCCCTGTTCAACCGCAAGCTCCAACTCGCGCACCCGGCGTACGAACCGCTCGGCGCTGACGCCTCCGACCGGGACGCCGCCACCGCCTTCGCCAACCAGCTGATCCCGATCTACCCGGCCTGCGCGAAGCTGGAATCCTGGAAGATCGCCAAATGCGTGGACGCCGTGCTGCCCAGCGCCAGGGAGGTCGTCGACCCGCTGCCGCCCGCCCTGCGCGAGGGCCGCGGGCTGCTCCCGCTCCCCGAAGCCCTGCTGAAGATCCACCGGCCGGCCGCCAAGGCCGACATCGAGGACGCCCGGCAGCGACTGAAGTGGGACGAGGCCTTCGTCCTCCAGGTCGCCCTGGCCCGCCGCCGCCACGCCGACGCCCAGCTCCCGGCCGTACCGCGCCGCCCCGCCCCCGGCGGCCTGCTCGACGCCTTCGACGCCACCCTGCCCTTCACCCTCACCGAGGGCCAGCAGAAGGTCTCGAAGGAGATCTTCGACGACCTCGCCACCAGCCACCCCATGCACCGTCTCCTCCAGGGCGAGGTCGGCTCGGGCAAGGCCCAGCCCCTCGATTCACTGGTGCTCACCCCCACGGGTTTCCGGCCGATGGGAGACATCGGGGTGGGGGACGAGGTGGTGGTGCCATCCGGTGAGACCGCCCGCGTGGGGGCAGTCTTCCCGCAGGGGGAGCGCGAGGTGTGGCGGGTGGTGCTCTCGGACGGGAGCACTGTCGAGTGCGACGACGAACACCTGTGGATCGTCGGCACGAGCCGCGGATGGAGCCGCGGCCAGGAACCCGCGGTGCTGACCACGAGGGAGATCAGGGCGGACCTCCACGAGGCCGACGGTTCTGCCAGGTGGTACCTGCCGGTGGCCGTTCCCGTGGATCTCGGGACCGGTGACCGCCGGCCCCTCGATCCCTACCTGACGGGCGTGCTCCTCGGAGCCGGCTCCTTCCGGCACGACCTGGACCTGTCCACCGCGGACCGGGAGATCCTGGCGGCGGCCGAGGCCGCGCTCGCCCCGCACCACGAGGCGGCCGCCGGGCCCGGTCCGGTCGGCCGGGCGGTACGGGGCCTGGGGCTGCGGGGCGTGGCCCCGCACGACATCTTCGTTCCGGACGTCTACAAGAACGCACCGGTCAAGGACCGCCTTGCGGTCCTGCAAGGCCTCATGGACGCGGACGGGACGGTACAAGCGGACGGAGCGGGCATCTCGTTCCGCTCCGCCTCCCTCCGGTTGGCACAGGACGTGGCCTGGCTCGTGCGCTCCCTCGGCGGAGATGCCCGGGTGCTGCCCGGTGAGGCGGTGTCCGGCGTCTCCGTGGCGCTGCCCGACGAGTTCGAGCCGTTCCGGCTGCGACGCGAGGCGGCCCGCAAGCGGCCGCGGCCGGAGTCCGGCACTCGGCGGCGCGCCATCCGGGCCGTGGAGCACGTGGGCCCCAAGCCGGTGCAGTGCATCCGGGTCGAGCATCCGAGCCACGCGTACGTGACGGACCACTTCACCGTGACGCACAACACCATGGTGGCCCTGCGGGCGATGCTGGCCGTCGTGGACTCCGGCGGGCAGGCGGCGATGCTCGCGCCCACCGAGGTGCTCGCCCAGCAGCACCACCGCTCCATCGTCGAGATGATGGGCGGACTGGCCGAAGGCGGCATGCTCGGCGGCTGCGAACAGGGCACCAAGGTCGTGCTGCTCACCGGGTCGATGGGGATGCCGGCACGCCGGCAGGCCCTGCTCGACCTGGTCACCAAGGAGGCCGGGATCGTCATCGGCACGCACGCGCTGATCGAGGACAAAGTGCGGTTCGACGACCTCGGCCTGGTCGTCGTGGACGAGCAGCACCGCTTCGGCGTAGAGCAGCGCGACGCGCTGCGCTCCAAGGGCAAGCAGCCACCGCACCTGCTGGTGATGACCGCCACCCCGATCCCGCGCACCGTCGCCATGACCGTCTTCGGCGACCTGGAGACCTCCGTCCTCGACCAGTTGCCCGCCGGGCGCTCGCCGATCGCCACCCATGTGGTGCCGGCCAAGGACAAGCCGCACTTCCTCGCCCGGGCCTGGGAGCGGGTCCGCGAGGAGGTGGAGAAGGGCCACCAGGCGTACGTGGTCTGCCCGCGCATCGGGGACGGGGAGGACGACCCAAGGAAGAAGCAGGCCGCGGACGACGCCGACCGGAGGCCGCCGCTCGCCGTCCTGGAGATCGCCGAGCAGCTCGGCCAGGGCCCGCTGGCCGGCCTGAGCGTCGAGGTGCTGCACGGCCGGATGGACCCCGCCGACAAGGACGACGTCATGCGCCGGTTCACGGCCGGCGAGGTGAAGGTGCTGGTCGCCACCACCGTCATCGAGGTCGGCGTGAACGTCCCCAACGCCACCGTCATGGTGATCATGGACGCGGACCGGTTCGGCGTCTCCCAGCTCCACCAGCTGCGCGGTCGCGTCGGACGCGGCTCCGCCCCAGGCCTGTGCCTGCTGGTCAGCGAGATGCACGAGGCGAGTCCCGCCCGGGCCAGGCTGGCCGCTGTCGCCGCCACCCTCGACGGCTTCGAGCTCTCCCGGATCGACCTCGAACAGCGCCGCGAGGGCGACGTCCTGGGCCAGGCCCAGTCGGGGGTTCGCTCCTCGCTGCGCATGCTCGCCGTCATCGACGACGAGGAGGTCATCGCCCAGGCCCGGGACGAAGCCACCCGGGTGGTGGCCGCGGACCCCGCTCTGGAGCGGCTGCCGGGCCTGCGGACCGCGCTGGACGCCCTCCTCGACACCGAGCGCGAGCGGTACCTGGAGAAGGGCTGA
- the rsmD gene encoding 16S rRNA (guanine(966)-N(2))-methyltransferase RsmD, with protein sequence MTRVIAGSAGGRRLAVPPGTGTRPTSDRMREGLFSTWESLHGVEGARVLDLYGGSGAVGLEALSRGADHAFLVESDPKAAKAIRDNIRTLGLPGAEFRAGRAEQIVAARAGGDPYDVVFLDPPYAVDSADLREILLTLRSNGWITDGALVTVERSTRSGAFPWPEGFEPLRSRTYGEGTLWYGRAAFTREDS encoded by the coding sequence ATGACCCGCGTGATCGCCGGCAGCGCCGGCGGGCGACGGCTGGCCGTGCCCCCCGGCACCGGCACCCGGCCGACCTCGGACCGGATGCGCGAAGGCCTCTTCTCCACCTGGGAGTCGCTGCACGGAGTCGAAGGGGCACGGGTGCTCGACCTGTACGGCGGCTCCGGCGCCGTCGGCCTGGAAGCCCTCTCCCGAGGCGCGGACCACGCCTTCCTGGTCGAGTCGGACCCGAAGGCCGCCAAGGCGATCCGCGACAACATCAGGACGCTGGGCCTGCCCGGGGCCGAGTTCCGGGCCGGCAGGGCCGAGCAGATCGTGGCCGCTCGCGCGGGCGGGGACCCGTACGACGTCGTCTTCCTGGACCCGCCGTACGCGGTGGACAGCGCGGACCTGCGGGAGATCCTGCTCACACTCCGGTCCAATGGCTGGATCACGGACGGCGCGCTCGTCACCGTGGAGCGCAGCACGAGGAGCGGCGCCTTTCCGTGGCCCGAGGGCTTCGAGCCGCTCCGGTCGCGGACGTACGGCGAGGGCACCCTGTGGTACGGCCGCGCCGCCTTCACCCGCGAAGACTCATGA
- the coaD gene encoding pantetheine-phosphate adenylyltransferase gives MRRAVCPGSFDPIHNGHLDIIGRASRLYDVVHVAVGINESKKGLFTVEERIELIREATVDYGNVQVEAFRGLLVDFCKQRDIPAIVKGLRAVSDFDYELQMAQMNLGLSGVETLFVPTIPSYSFLSSSLVKEVAAWGGDVAHLLPAHVHAALLERLRER, from the coding sequence TTGCGCCGCGCCGTCTGTCCGGGGTCCTTCGACCCCATCCACAACGGACACCTCGACATCATCGGACGCGCCTCCAGGCTGTACGACGTCGTGCACGTCGCCGTGGGGATCAACGAGTCGAAGAAGGGCCTGTTCACGGTCGAGGAGCGGATCGAGCTGATCCGCGAGGCGACGGTGGACTACGGAAACGTCCAGGTGGAGGCCTTCCGGGGACTGCTCGTCGACTTCTGCAAGCAGCGGGACATCCCGGCCATCGTCAAGGGCCTGCGCGCGGTCAGCGACTTCGACTACGAGCTCCAGATGGCCCAGATGAACCTGGGGCTGTCGGGCGTCGAGACATTGTTCGTCCCGACCATTCCCTCCTACAGCTTCCTGTCCTCCTCGCTGGTCAAGGAAGTGGCGGCCTGGGGCGGAGACGTCGCCCACCTGCTGCCGGCACACGTGCACGCGGCGCTCCTGGAGCGGCTGCGCGAGCGCTGA
- a CDS encoding DAK2 domain-containing protein, whose product MPHEPQPQPADELDAEAVRTWSSLALAALGRAREDIDAINVYPVADADTGTNLYLTAESADRALADTFGDAAGRTVAPTTLSEAVRAWAHGALVGARGNSGTILAQLLRGVADVLGAEPEAEPEAEPEAESGGGRTGPGGLLARALSRAAEEAYAAVAHPVEGTMLTVAGAAARAGEAASEAAGTAADVARAAYDGARAALAETPGQLAALGRAGVVDAGGCGLVAVLGALWQALSGQEPAAEPAAGRPAVSGPRPTDPCEQHEDGPAYEVIYLLEASDAAVAELRAQLDGLGDSLVVVGGDGLWNVHVHVDDPGAAVEAGVVAGRPYRIRITHFGDERRRGRGERAQRAVVALVPGEGLVDLCAGAGATTVLVRPGEVPAAAELLDAVRRAHAREVVLLPGRAELRAAAATAAEQARAEGVRVAVIPTRSAVQGLAALAVHDPQGSFDEDVVAMTAAAGATRYGELAVAERQSFTSAGICQAGDVLGLIDGDVAVIGAGLAETAVAVLDRMLGSGGELVTLVLGPEVPDAVAEHLQAHVQSGHLAVDTVTYRGGRYSAPLLIGVE is encoded by the coding sequence GTGCCGCACGAGCCGCAGCCGCAGCCCGCAGACGAGCTCGACGCCGAGGCAGTGCGCACCTGGAGCTCGCTCGCCCTGGCCGCGCTGGGGCGGGCCCGCGAGGACATCGACGCGATCAACGTCTACCCGGTCGCCGACGCGGACACCGGCACCAACCTCTACCTCACCGCCGAGTCGGCCGACCGCGCGCTGGCGGACACCTTCGGGGACGCGGCCGGCCGGACCGTGGCGCCGACCACCCTGTCCGAGGCCGTACGGGCCTGGGCGCACGGCGCGCTCGTCGGCGCCCGGGGGAACTCCGGGACGATCCTCGCGCAGCTGCTGCGCGGAGTGGCCGACGTGCTCGGCGCCGAGCCCGAGGCCGAGCCCGAGGCCGAGCCCGAGGCCGAGTCCGGAGGCGGGCGGACCGGCCCCGGCGGGCTGCTCGCCCGCGCACTCAGCCGGGCCGCGGAAGAGGCGTACGCGGCCGTCGCCCATCCGGTGGAGGGCACCATGCTCACCGTCGCGGGCGCCGCCGCCCGGGCCGGCGAAGCGGCCTCGGAGGCCGCCGGTACCGCGGCCGACGTGGCCCGCGCCGCCTATGACGGCGCCCGCGCCGCACTCGCCGAGACCCCCGGGCAGCTCGCCGCGCTGGGCCGGGCCGGGGTGGTCGACGCCGGAGGCTGCGGACTGGTCGCCGTGCTCGGCGCCCTCTGGCAGGCCCTGTCCGGCCAGGAGCCGGCCGCCGAACCGGCGGCCGGCCGGCCCGCGGTGTCCGGCCCGCGGCCGACCGACCCCTGCGAACAGCACGAGGACGGGCCCGCGTACGAGGTGATCTACCTGCTGGAGGCCTCGGACGCGGCGGTCGCGGAACTGCGCGCACAGCTCGACGGCCTCGGCGACTCTCTGGTCGTCGTCGGCGGCGACGGGCTGTGGAACGTCCACGTCCACGTCGACGACCCCGGTGCGGCCGTGGAGGCCGGGGTCGTCGCCGGACGGCCCTACCGGATCCGGATCACGCACTTCGGCGACGAGCGCCGCCGCGGCCGCGGCGAGCGCGCCCAGCGCGCCGTGGTTGCCCTGGTCCCCGGCGAGGGACTGGTGGACCTGTGCGCCGGGGCCGGCGCGACCACCGTGCTCGTGCGCCCCGGCGAGGTCCCGGCCGCTGCCGAGCTCCTCGACGCCGTACGCCGCGCCCACGCCCGCGAGGTGGTGCTCCTGCCGGGCCGCGCGGAACTGCGCGCGGCCGCGGCCACCGCCGCCGAACAGGCCCGTGCCGAGGGCGTGCGCGTCGCGGTGATCCCCACCCGCTCCGCGGTCCAGGGCCTGGCCGCGCTCGCCGTGCACGACCCGCAGGGCAGCTTCGACGAGGACGTGGTCGCCATGACCGCGGCCGCCGGCGCCACCCGCTACGGGGAACTGGCCGTCGCCGAACGCCAGTCCTTCACCTCGGCCGGTATCTGCCAGGCCGGAGACGTGCTCGGTCTGATCGACGGCGACGTCGCCGTGATCGGAGCGGGCCTGGCCGAGACCGCCGTGGCGGTGCTGGACCGGATGCTCGGCTCCGGCGGCGAACTCGTCACCCTGGTCCTCGGTCCGGAGGTGCCGGACGCCGTCGCCGAACACCTCCAGGCCCACGTGCAGTCCGGGCACCTGGCGGTGGACACCGTCACCTACCGGGGCGGTCGGTACTCGGCGCCGCTCCTCATCGGGGTGGAATAG
- a CDS encoding DUF177 domain-containing protein: MSGGIFDLQRSVKAGTALNTRLDHRNPLVFDTHELGRRPGAMQRLSREIDAPADLGLAGVIGVPEGAPVKLSLRLESVMEGVLVTGTVRASATGECVRCLEAVGRELKADFQEMFSYPDADDRGRAKAEPADDAEDDEDTLFLEDGLFDLEPVLRDAVVLALPMQPVCREDCLGLCPDCGLSLNDDPDHHHDAVDIRWAALQELVVTDQDGEKDNMSGTASDDVQSAAEKQEK, encoded by the coding sequence TTGAGCGGCGGAATCTTTGATCTTCAGCGATCTGTGAAAGCAGGAACGGCCCTGAATACCCGCCTCGACCACCGCAACCCCCTCGTGTTCGACACGCACGAGCTGGGCCGGCGTCCTGGTGCCATGCAGCGGCTGTCCCGTGAGATCGACGCACCGGCGGACCTCGGTCTGGCCGGCGTGATCGGAGTGCCGGAAGGCGCTCCGGTGAAGCTCAGCCTCCGCCTTGAGTCGGTCATGGAAGGGGTGCTTGTCACAGGCACCGTCCGTGCATCGGCGACGGGGGAGTGCGTAAGGTGTCTGGAGGCCGTCGGGCGCGAGCTCAAGGCGGACTTCCAGGAGATGTTCTCGTACCCTGACGCCGACGACCGGGGCCGCGCCAAAGCGGAGCCGGCCGACGACGCCGAGGACGACGAGGACACGCTCTTCCTCGAGGACGGATTGTTCGACCTCGAACCCGTGCTGCGTGATGCGGTGGTGCTCGCACTGCCGATGCAGCCGGTGTGCCGGGAGGACTGTCTGGGACTGTGCCCCGATTGCGGGCTCAGCCTCAACGACGACCCGGACCACCACCACGACGCCGTCGACATCCGTTGGGCGGCTTTGCAGGAACTCGTCGTTACCGATCAGGACGGCGAGAAGGACAACATGAGCGGCACTGCATCTGACGACGTTCAGAGCGCCGCCGAGAAGCAGGAGAAGTAG
- the rpmB gene encoding 50S ribosomal protein L28: MAANCDVCAKGPSFGNNISHSHRRTSRRWNPNIQRVRAVVNGTPKRLNACTSCIKAGKVSR, translated from the coding sequence GTGGCTGCCAACTGCGACGTTTGCGCCAAGGGGCCGAGCTTCGGCAACAACATCTCCCACTCGCACCGCCGCACCTCGCGTCGCTGGAACCCGAACATCCAGCGCGTTCGTGCCGTGGTCAATGGGACGCCGAAGCGCCTCAACGCCTGCACCTCGTGCATCAAGGCCGGCAAGGTCTCGCGCTGA
- the rpmF gene encoding 50S ribosomal protein L32 — protein MAVPKRKMSRSNTRHRRSQWKAAVPTLVSCERCQEPKLQHIACPSCGTYNKRQVLEV, from the coding sequence GTGGCTGTTCCGAAGCGGAAGATGTCGCGCAGCAACACGCGCCACCGCCGGTCGCAGTGGAAGGCTGCGGTCCCCACCCTGGTTTCGTGTGAGCGTTGCCAGGAGCCGAAGCTCCAGCACATCGCGTGCCCGAGCTGCGGCACCTACAACAAGCGCCAGGTCCTCGAGGTCTGA
- a CDS encoding cell division initiation protein: MDVQKKLDEIVAAVGGARSMPMSASCVINRAELLAQLEEVRQALPGSLAQAQELLGGREQMVEEARREAERIIDAAHDQRGSLIADTEIARRSQAEADRIVEEARREAEEIRAEADDYVDSKLANFEVVLTKTIGSVDRGREKLLGRGPGLDEDGYPDADAPERSHDPETQRQQADAYVDTKLATFEAVLSKTLEAVGRGRQKLLGRVPTDDLGVHMAAQDAAAGQPSRSASDSDFLAGLAEPEPAHVQPPVPARPESPYDAYGYQQPAAQQQDAYPGAGTGSTAAAYAAPYPDPYGGYQQQPDPYAAYQQQPDPYAAYHQPQQHQQHQQAEQQAQQPSLDETSFFDTSMINLDQLRQYEQGR, from the coding sequence ATGGACGTGCAGAAGAAGCTCGACGAGATCGTCGCAGCCGTCGGCGGCGCCCGGTCCATGCCGATGTCGGCCTCCTGCGTGATCAACCGCGCCGAGCTGCTCGCCCAGCTCGAAGAGGTGCGCCAGGCGCTCCCCGGCTCGCTCGCGCAGGCCCAGGAGCTGCTCGGCGGCCGGGAGCAGATGGTGGAGGAGGCCCGCCGGGAGGCGGAGCGGATCATCGACGCGGCCCACGACCAGCGCGGATCGCTGATCGCCGACACCGAGATCGCGCGGCGCTCGCAGGCCGAGGCCGACCGCATCGTGGAGGAGGCCCGCCGGGAGGCCGAGGAGATCCGGGCTGAAGCCGACGACTACGTCGACAGCAAGCTCGCGAACTTCGAGGTCGTGCTGACCAAGACGATCGGCTCGGTGGACCGGGGCCGGGAGAAGCTCCTGGGCCGCGGCCCGGGTCTGGACGAGGACGGCTACCCGGACGCGGACGCCCCCGAGCGCAGCCACGACCCCGAGACGCAGCGGCAGCAGGCGGACGCGTACGTGGACACCAAGCTGGCGACCTTCGAAGCGGTGCTCTCCAAGACCCTGGAGGCCGTGGGCCGCGGCCGCCAGAAGCTGCTCGGCCGGGTCCCGACGGACGACCTGGGCGTGCACATGGCGGCCCAGGACGCGGCCGCGGGCCAGCCGTCCCGCTCGGCGAGCGACTCCGACTTCCTGGCGGGCCTCGCGGAGCCGGAGCCCGCTCACGTGCAGCCGCCCGTACCGGCCCGGCCGGAGTCCCCCTACGACGCGTACGGCTACCAGCAGCCCGCCGCCCAGCAGCAGGACGCCTACCCCGGTGCCGGCACCGGCTCCACCGCGGCGGCCTATGCCGCGCCCTACCCGGACCCGTACGGGGGCTACCAGCAGCAGCCGGACCCGTACGCCGCCTACCAGCAGCAGCCCGACCCGTACGCCGCCTACCACCAGCCGCAGCAGCACCAGCAGCATCAGCAGGCCGAGCAGCAGGCCCAGCAGCCCTCGCTCGATGAGACCAGCTTCTTCGACACGAGCATGATCAACCTGGATCAGCTGCGCCAGTACGAACAGGGCCGCTGA
- the mutM gene encoding bifunctional DNA-formamidopyrimidine glycosylase/DNA-(apurinic or apyrimidinic site) lyase, whose translation MPELPEVEVVRRGLERWVAGRTVEAVEVLHPRAVRRHPGGGADFAARLRGETLGVPQRRGKYLWLPLAGRDLSVLGHLGMSGQLLVQPEDAPDEKHLRIRLRFGDDAGTELRFVDQRTFGGLSLHETVADSAEGLPDVIAHIARDPLDPLFDEAAYHLALRARRTTVKRALLDQSLISGVGNIYADEALWRSKLHYERPTANLTRPRSAELLGHVRDVMNAALAVGGTSFDSLYVNVNGQSGYFDRSLDAYGREDEPCRRCGTPMRRRPWMNRSSYFCPRCQRPPRAAS comes from the coding sequence GTGCCTGAGCTGCCCGAAGTCGAAGTCGTACGGCGGGGGCTGGAGCGCTGGGTCGCCGGACGGACCGTCGAGGCCGTCGAGGTCCTGCACCCGCGTGCGGTGAGGCGCCATCCGGGCGGCGGTGCCGACTTCGCGGCCCGCCTGAGGGGGGAGACCCTCGGGGTGCCGCAGCGGCGCGGGAAGTACCTGTGGCTGCCGCTGGCGGGGCGCGACCTGTCGGTGCTCGGGCATCTGGGCATGAGCGGCCAGTTGCTCGTCCAGCCCGAGGACGCTCCCGACGAGAAGCACCTGCGGATCCGGCTGCGCTTCGGGGACGACGCCGGGACGGAGCTGCGCTTCGTGGACCAGCGGACCTTCGGCGGTCTGTCGCTGCACGAGACCGTCGCCGACAGCGCCGAGGGTCTGCCCGACGTCATCGCGCACATCGCGCGCGATCCCCTGGACCCGCTGTTCGACGAGGCGGCCTACCACCTCGCGCTGCGCGCCAGGCGGACCACCGTCAAGCGGGCGCTGCTGGACCAGTCGCTGATCAGCGGGGTCGGCAACATCTACGCGGACGAGGCGCTGTGGCGCTCGAAGCTGCACTACGAGCGCCCGACGGCGAACCTCACGCGCCCCCGGAGCGCGGAACTCCTCGGTCACGTCCGCGACGTCATGAACGCGGCCCTCGCCGTGGGAGGCACGAGTTTCGACAGCCTGTACGTCAACGTGAACGGGCAGTCGGGGTACTTCGATCGGTCGCTCGACGCCTACGGACGCGAGGACGAACCCTGCCGCCGCTGTGGCACCCCGATGCGGCGCAGGCCCTGGATGAACAGGTCGAGCTACTTCTGCCCGCGCTGTCAGCGCCCGCCGCGGGCCGCGTCGTAG